In Salmo salar chromosome ssa03, Ssal_v3.1, whole genome shotgun sequence, a single genomic region encodes these proteins:
- the LOC100136565 gene encoding ferritin, middle subunit (The RefSeq protein has 1 substitution compared to this genomic sequence) yields the protein MESQIRQNYHHDCERAINRMINMEMFASYTYTSMAFYFSRDDVALPGFAHFFKENSEEEREHADKLLSFQNKRGGRILLQDIKKPERDEWGNGLEAMQCALQLEKNVNQALLDLHKIASDKVDPHLCDFLETHYLNEQVEAIKKLGDHITNLTKMDAVKNKMAEYLFDKHTLGGQS from the exons ATGGAGTCTCAGATCCGCCAGAACTATCACCACGATTGCGAAGCTGCCATCAACCGGATGATCAACATGGAGATGTTTGCCTCCTACACCTACACTTCAATG GCTTTCTATTTCTCCCGTGACGATGTGGCTCTGCCTGGCTTCGCGCATTTCTTCAAGGAGAACAGCGAGGAGGAGCGGGAGCACGCGGACAAGCTACTCTCCTTTCAGAACAAGAGAGGTGGACGCATTTTACTCCAGGACATCAAG AAGCCAGAACGTGATGAGTGGGGCAATGGGCTGGAGGCCATGCAGTGTGCTCTGCAGCTGGAGAAGAATGTGAACCAGGCCCTGCTGGACCTGCACAAGATTGCCTCTGACAAGGTTGACCCCCAT CTGTGTGACTTCCTGGAGACCCATTACCTGAATGAGCAGGTGGAGGCCATTAAGAAGCTGGGTGACCACATCACCAACCTCACCAAGATGGATGCTGTCAAAAACAAGATGGCAGAGTACCTGTTTGACAAGCACACCCTGGGAGGCCAGAGCTAA